In a single window of the Leptospira sanjuanensis genome:
- a CDS encoding fatty acid desaturase family protein: MSYPPRRNLPEKTNRTIAFLLSAFFFTLYFWNPIFNRVDGFLFSISKPTAVTISMAVETSESIFFATILLLFSAIFSYTQWALIHECVHGNFSNSRDESHLTGRILCILFGTPYQVVKTAHLMHHKFNRAEGERIEYLENNKTPIRIQKILYYVRLCLGTYFLEAAGGFLLSLPLSWSAPISGKYISKYPVHAAFFKQIQKREILRELRIDSFLILLLYGSAFYFAGPRIGFLIAVLFLRGFIVSFLDHSYHYGKEIDNVYSSYNLSLPKSFSFLFLNFNYHRVHHHFPGCPWNRLPVQFANSNDTMDSPLWKQALRQLRGLLILPEKSQNI, translated from the coding sequence ATGTCTTATCCTCCTCGAAGAAATCTTCCCGAAAAAACGAATCGAACGATCGCTTTTTTGTTAAGCGCATTCTTTTTTACGTTGTATTTTTGGAATCCGATTTTCAATCGGGTAGACGGCTTTTTGTTTTCAATTTCAAAGCCGACCGCGGTAACGATTTCTATGGCGGTCGAAACATCCGAATCGATTTTTTTCGCTACGATCCTCCTTCTTTTTTCCGCGATTTTTTCTTATACGCAGTGGGCGCTCATCCACGAATGCGTTCACGGGAATTTTTCGAACTCGCGGGATGAGAGTCATCTTACGGGAAGAATTCTTTGCATTCTTTTCGGGACTCCGTATCAGGTCGTAAAAACCGCGCATCTCATGCACCATAAATTCAACCGTGCGGAAGGGGAGCGAATCGAATATTTGGAAAACAACAAGACGCCGATTCGGATTCAGAAAATCTTATACTACGTTCGGCTTTGTTTAGGAACGTATTTTCTGGAAGCCGCAGGCGGTTTTCTTCTTTCTCTTCCCTTGTCTTGGAGTGCGCCGATTTCGGGGAAATACATTTCCAAATATCCGGTTCACGCGGCGTTCTTCAAACAGATCCAAAAACGGGAAATTTTGCGCGAACTTAGAATCGATTCGTTTTTGATTCTTCTTTTATACGGTAGCGCGTTTTATTTTGCGGGTCCGCGGATCGGATTTTTGATCGCGGTCTTATTCCTCCGGGGTTTTATCGTTTCCTTTTTGGATCATTCATATCACTACGGAAAGGAAATCGATAACGTATATTCCTCGTATAACCTTTCTCTTCCGAAATCGTTTTCGTTTCTTTTTCTCAACTTCAACTATCATCGAGTGCATCATCATTTTCCGGGTTGTCCTTGGAACAGGCTGCCGGTTCAATTCGCGAATTCGAATGATACGATGGATTCTCCCCTTTGGAAACAAGCTCTGCGTCAACTGCGAGGGCTTTTGATTCTTCCCGAAAAATCTCAAAACATCTGA
- the pyrB gene encoding aspartate carbamoyltransferase, whose product MSYNHKNVLDTEQFSKADLDFLIGKTRDMERLVEQNKAFGILTGKLLASLFFEASTRTRLSFEAAMERLGGRVISTVGFQFSSISKGETLYDTMKMIEAYADIAVIRHPVEGSSRIAAGAVKIPVINAGDGAGQHPTQAILDLYTIISEKGTLDGLTVAFVGDLKYGRTIHSLINLLRHYKVRLYLISPPELALPDSYKKGLEGYPLTLEETTDIKAVWDCDVAYVTRIQEERFPDHKEYERLKDLFKINKELILASKKETTILHPLPRVNELSTDVDDLPNAAYFRQARYGVVSRMALLCLSLGQDF is encoded by the coding sequence ATGTCCTATAATCATAAGAACGTCCTCGACACGGAACAATTCTCAAAAGCGGATCTTGATTTTCTTATCGGAAAAACGAGAGACATGGAACGATTGGTCGAACAGAACAAAGCGTTCGGAATCCTAACCGGAAAACTTTTGGCTTCGTTGTTCTTTGAAGCTTCCACAAGGACCAGACTTTCCTTTGAAGCGGCGATGGAACGTCTCGGAGGAAGAGTGATTTCCACCGTGGGGTTTCAGTTCTCTTCGATCTCGAAAGGGGAAACGTTGTATGACACCATGAAGATGATCGAAGCCTACGCGGATATCGCGGTGATCCGTCACCCGGTCGAAGGTTCTTCCCGAATCGCCGCGGGCGCGGTGAAGATTCCGGTCATCAACGCCGGAGACGGTGCGGGGCAGCACCCGACGCAGGCTATTCTCGATCTTTATACGATCATCTCCGAAAAAGGAACGTTAGACGGTTTGACCGTCGCGTTTGTCGGAGATCTGAAATACGGCAGAACGATTCATTCGCTTATCAATTTACTCAGACATTACAAAGTTCGTCTGTATCTGATTTCTCCTCCCGAACTTGCGTTACCGGATTCTTATAAAAAAGGTCTGGAAGGATATCCTCTGACACTCGAAGAGACGACCGATATCAAAGCGGTTTGGGATTGCGACGTCGCTTACGTTACTAGAATTCAGGAAGAACGTTTTCCCGATCACAAAGAATACGAACGTCTCAAGGATCTTTTTAAGATCAACAAGGAGTTGATTCTCGCTTCAAAGAAGGAGACGACGATTCTTCATCCTCTTCCGAGAGTGAACGAACTTTCCACGGATGTCGACGATCTTCCGAATGCGGCGTATTTCAGACAGGCAAGATATGGAGTCGTAAGCAGAATGGCTCTTCTTTGTCTTTCTTTGGGTCAGGATTTCTAA
- a CDS encoding DUF2203 domain-containing protein, giving the protein MERKLWTYEEARKILPVIREITEEYYSHVSELTVQLRERILPENEMEKKEEEVRISIFEWSSKIQEYGIEVKGLWLIDFDNGHGYYCWHLGEEDLLYEHGYEEGFAGRKLIDKDREDGEHQ; this is encoded by the coding sequence TTGGAACGGAAACTCTGGACATACGAAGAGGCTCGTAAAATTCTACCCGTAATCAGGGAGATTACGGAGGAATATTATTCTCACGTATCGGAACTGACGGTTCAACTTCGGGAGCGGATTCTTCCCGAAAACGAAATGGAAAAAAAAGAGGAAGAAGTTCGGATTTCGATCTTCGAATGGTCTTCCAAAATTCAGGAATACGGAATCGAAGTCAAAGGACTTTGGCTTATCGATTTCGATAACGGACACGGATATTATTGCTGGCACCTCGGAGAGGAGGATCTTCTTTACGAACACGGTTACGAGGAAGGTTTTGCCGGAAGAAAACTAATCGATAAGGATAGGGAAGATGGCGAACATCAATGA
- a CDS encoding LL-diaminopimelate aminotransferase yields the protein MANINENYLKLKAGYLFPEISKRVKVYSEKNPSAKIIRLGIGDVTLPIVPSVVNAMVEASKEMGTAGGFHGYGPEQGYSFLLKSIADNDYAPLGIKIDESEIFVSDGSKCDCGNIQEIFSTDAKIAVADPVYPVYVDTNVMAGRTGEIGADGRYSNLIYMPATKENGFQPEIPKEKADIIYLCYPNNPTGTVTTKENLKAWVEYAKKNNSIILYDSAYEAFISEPGVPRSIYEVEGAKEVAIEFRSFSKTAGFTGLRCAYIVIPKELKGRTRGGEEVSINSLWSRRHTTKFNGVSYVTQKGAEACYSPQGKKEIQGSIAYYMSNAAKIREGLKKAGYEVFGGVNAPYIWLKTSDKLSSWDFFDLLLDKAQVVGTPGSGFGPAGEGYFRLSAFGKKEDVEEAIARISSL from the coding sequence ATGGCGAACATCAATGAGAATTATTTAAAATTAAAAGCGGGATATTTATTTCCGGAAATTTCAAAACGCGTAAAGGTTTATTCCGAAAAAAATCCTTCCGCAAAAATCATCCGCTTGGGAATCGGGGACGTGACGCTTCCGATCGTTCCTTCGGTCGTAAACGCGATGGTTGAAGCTTCCAAGGAGATGGGAACCGCGGGCGGTTTTCACGGTTACGGACCGGAACAAGGATATTCATTTTTGCTAAAGTCCATTGCCGATAACGACTACGCACCTCTCGGAATTAAAATCGACGAAAGCGAGATTTTCGTTTCGGACGGATCCAAATGCGATTGCGGAAACATTCAGGAAATTTTTTCCACCGATGCGAAGATCGCAGTGGCCGATCCGGTTTATCCCGTGTATGTCGACACGAACGTGATGGCGGGAAGAACGGGAGAGATCGGAGCCGACGGAAGATACTCCAATCTGATCTACATGCCCGCAACGAAAGAAAACGGGTTTCAACCGGAAATACCGAAAGAAAAAGCGGACATCATCTATCTTTGTTATCCGAACAATCCGACCGGAACCGTGACCACGAAAGAAAACTTAAAGGCTTGGGTGGAATACGCGAAGAAAAACAATTCCATCATTCTTTACGATTCCGCATACGAAGCGTTTATCAGCGAACCGGGCGTTCCGCGTTCGATCTACGAAGTCGAAGGCGCAAAAGAAGTCGCGATCGAGTTTCGTTCCTTTTCCAAGACCGCGGGATTTACTGGATTGCGCTGCGCTTATATCGTCATTCCGAAAGAACTCAAAGGAAGAACCCGCGGAGGAGAAGAAGTCTCCATCAATTCATTATGGAGCAGAAGACATACGACTAAGTTCAACGGAGTTTCGTATGTGACTCAGAAAGGCGCGGAAGCTTGTTATTCTCCGCAGGGCAAAAAAGAAATCCAAGGTTCGATCGCGTATTATATGTCGAACGCGGCAAAGATTCGCGAAGGTTTGAAAAAGGCCGGCTACGAAGTGTTCGGCGGAGTCAACGCTCCTTATATCTGGCTCAAAACTTCTGATAAACTTTCCTCTTGGGATTTTTTCGATCTACTTTTGGACAAAGCGCAGGTTGTGGGAACTCCCGGTTCCGGATTCGGTCCCGCGGGAGAAGGTTATTTCCGACTCAGCGCCTTCGGTAAAAAAGAGGATGTGGAAGAGGCGATCGCAAGAATCTCTTCGCTTTAA